acgtcacaactaaaatccctaacaacagaaccaaaatcagAAATGTTACagtatttccgtttcttttttttaacaaatatctaagttaaaaaaaattaattcatacagacttcgtccccatttacaggtaatgcctgcctcatattaaatTTAAGATTAACTGTTTCCGAGAAATAGTCATTTTGATAATGACAAATTGTATGAAAATGGTACACATGGTAATTTCCAGTTTTGTGGTACTGTTGGTATGATATAAGAATCTGATTCTAGAAGTATCTTTTAGGCATCTTTTCTTAATAATAATgtaatgtattttattaaaatttgcagCTTCCTAGAATGCAGAGATCTGATCACAGGAGACACAGACGGTTGACGTCAAGAAGCTCATCAGGTCAAAGGTTACCATTAGTTGTTCAAACACAAAGAGCAAGAAGAAGAAATAATCCTCTGAGGGAAAGAAATCAGGAAGTTGTTGATGTTGAAGGTATGAATATTTGCTCCTCATGAATGAAATACAGACATGAATGAAATACAACAATACAGTTCAACAGTGATGAAGCCTGAACAGAGAAATTACCAatgaatatcatgaatattaaaatacaatttagCTGAGGAAAAAGGCAACTTCAATGCAATATCTAAGTGAAGAAATGCAATGCAAgcattattaaacatttttttgaaggttttttttaacttgatgttttcatgttttttcaGTACTCTTTGTAATAAAGTAGAGATAACTCAGAATTGTTATGATTCTGGTgaaagcatatgattttttaatgagTGATTGAGAAATAAACACCAATTAAAGTGATCTCTCGTATTAACATCACTACAATTTCTTACTTAGAATAAGGCATATTTTATCTGTTACAACAATGTAGTTATGTACATGAACCAAAtggttattttataattgattaaTATGCATTTAGCATAGAAAAAGTAATtgtacttaatacttaacatcTATTGTAGCACATTCTGAGTGTATGGATCTGACCAGTGAACTTATTAAACTTCTATTGTAGCGCATTCTGAGTGTACCGATCTGACCAGTGAACTTATTAAACTTCTATTGTAGCACATTCTGAGTGTATAGATCTGACCAGTGAACTTATTAAACTTCTATTGTAGCGCATTCTGAGTGTACAGATCTGACCAGTGAACTTATTAAACTTCTATTGTAGCACATTCTGAGTGTATAGATCTGACCAGTGAACTGATTAAACTTCTATTGTAGCACATTCTGAGTGTATAGATCTGACCAGTGAACTTATTAAACTTCTATTGTAGCACATTCTGAGTGTATAGATCTGACCAGTGAACAAAACAATGatgattttattgatttgaCAAGTCCTATACAGATAAGAGCTCCAGTAGCAGTGAATGACTCACCTGTCATTGTAAGTGGTTCTGACATTTGTGTAAAAATGAGAAGAAGATATGTTTGACATGATACATATATCCACCAATGACTGAAGACAGGGATATAAaaaactactgtggattcagtTCTTTTCGtttgatatcaattttcgtgggtttcatGAGTACATTTGAACCACGATTTCAAATGTTCAAggaataacatatatatgtttcaaaagattttgtatacagagattggcaaaaccccgaaatcaaatattcatgaaaatgcaagttttcagcaatcaaCGAAAATTGATACTCACGATGATAAACGAATCCACAGTATAGGGTAATGCACAGCCTTGATAAAAAATCTTACGGATAATAAGCTATGACAACTCAAATTGATAACAAGCACCTAATTTATGATAAAGCAATAAACAGAACAAACATAGATGaacttcatataaaaaaaagtgggCACAATCAACTCTTTTACTGTTTTAAccctataaaatttcaaaatggggAAACTTAATTTTAGAATTATGTTTCTATTTTACCTCCATGAAATTGTATCAggcttttttgtttgttttctaatCAATGGTTGTTAAGTTTCCATGAGGAGCATGTGCTGTTATGAATGTTGAAGTTTATTGAGAAACTAAAGACTAATTTTGAAATGCCTAATGATTGATGTCTGCCAATCAAAGAAATTGATTCTTATGAAACATTCAtcatgtaatgaaaaaaaaatgtatttgaaaactggatttaCTGCATTTTTACACTGATTACAATATGTATGGCAGATAAAAAACAACAGATGTGGTTactgtggtatgactgccaattgTAATGAGAGaactttccaccagagaccaaaataacatcTAGAAGTTAACAgcaaaaaagaaactaaaatgacaaatcaatgtaaaactattcaaataataaaactaatTGGCCtgatttatgaacaaaacaatgaaccaaaaaaaaatgatatacagtgtcaaacaacaaccactgaattacaggctcctgaattggaaCATGCACatacaatgtttacatttatatattttaagattaaaaaaaaaatcataaccttTGTGAGCTGGAGGTGACTTATAAAGCTCTTttgaatgaagaaaaaaattgcatattgaCCCAAATTTCACAATCAACTGAACAATGATAGTGCCTGCTTCagattaatttgttttgtcaagttaatttttgatgaaattggaAGGCCAATCAACTCAAAACCTAGTACACATGTTCtgtatgatatgatctttcttaatGTAATGCCAaaagtttttaccccaatttcaaggtccactgaacatagaaaattataggtCAAATGTGCATCCTTATACTATGGACATgttcttgttgtttatttatcaatttattaaattgtcTATTTCAGATTGTAACAGGTAGAGATATGGGTGAGTAAAACACTAGctcaatatatttttagaacttGGGTAAGGTATATAACAAGATATTACATATGAGCTGGGTTGGATAGCAACTGACCTTTAATATGCAAATGAATGTCATTACatctgtaaaccaacttatgtTTGCGAGTGATTTATTTTTGCGAATTTTGCAAGTAGGAAATATTGCGAACATAAATTATGgcgaatatgtaaaactttaatttttccCTTTTAATCTTCATGAACTAAATTTGGGAATCGCCAAATTTAATCGCTGCAAAATGGATTAGAAAGGGCTTAACGCAAAATAAagtatccatgaaaataagttggtttacagtatttagGTTCAAAATATGTCTTTGCAAATTCtgtaactgtttaaaaaattcattgttttaGTAAAAAAGTACCCTACACAAAAGAACaacattcattttatatttcttatttgaaaGTTCTAAaatcaatgtacatgtatatttgcaatGGCATCaggtcgttaacaatttttcaaacatcttctcctctgaaactactgaatggatttgaatgaaacttagcatgattgttccttagtatatcctgcacaaaatgcgcttcgatttttgattcgtcaaaaaacatggccgccgttacttaaaatagaacataggggtctaatgcagtttttggcttatatctcaaaaacgaaagcatttagagcaaatctgacaaggggtaaaaatgttcattaggtcaagatctatcagccctgaaattttcagatgaatcaaacaaaccattgttgggttgctgccacttatttggtaattttaaggaaattttgcagtttttggtcattatcttgaatattattatagataaagataaactgtaaacagcaaaaatgatcagcaaagtaagatctacaaataagttaatatgaccaaaattgtcaattgaccccttatggggttattgtcctttaatgacaatttttcacaatttgttcatcatatttgctaactttcaatcctctcctctgaaactactgaatggatttggttaaaacttagcatgattgttccttagattatcctgcacaaagtgtgtgctttgatttttgatccgtcaaaaaacatggccgccgttacttaaaatagaacataggggtcaaatgcagtttttggcttatatctcaaaaacgaaagcatttagagcaaatctgacatggggtaaaaatgttcattaggtcaagatctatcagccctgaaattttcagatgaatcaaacaaccaattgttgggttgctgccactttattggtatttttaaggaaattttgcagtttttggtcattatcttgaatattattatagataaagataaactgtaaacagcaaaaatgatcagcaaagtaggatctacaaataagttaatatgaccaaaattgtcaattgaccccttaaggggttattgtcctttaatgacaatttttcacaatttgttcatcatatttgctaactttaaaaaatcttctcctctaaaactactcaactaaattcaaccaaacttcaactgaatgataagtagggtgtataaaataaagtttgtgctttattttttatttcgtcaaaaaacatggccatcatggctaaaaatagatcacagggtaaaatgcagtttttggcttatatcttaaaaactccagcatttagagcaaataagacaagatgttaaattatttattaggtcaaggtctacctgtcctgaaattttcagccgaattggataactggtttttcaggtataatgcccctgaattgatgattttaaagaaattttgcagtttttggttattatcttgaatactattatagatacagataaactgttaatagcaaaaatgttaagcaaagtaagatctacaaataagtcaatttgaccaaaattgtcaattgaccccttaaggaattattgccctttaaagacttttttcacaatttgttcatcatgttgacttactttaaaaaatcttctcctttgaaactgctgtatcaatttcagccaaacttaggctaaatgagtttgagagtatctagtataaattttatatttcatttccttgtatgtcaagaaacatagctcctatggctaaaatagaacaaaggagaaaatgatttttttttgcttttgaagaaaataggacgattcaaagaacattttaaataaataaattgaaaagccaaaataatcattgatgagagatttaaccaaaaaaattaaggtgagcgattcaggctcttgagagcctcttgtttgatatgtaaataattaatttaccataatactaaatatttttctgttgaaaacaaatctttcatatatatgaATACAATTGAATTAGATATAAAGTTCATGGATGCAAACTAATAACACAAGTTGATGACTGAAAGAATCACAGTTCAAATGTTGCTACAGAATAGGAGTGTATTGTccttataattatatttcatagtTTGATAGCAGATCTACACCAAATCTTTTGAAGAAAATCAAAAGAATTCTtacttcaaaacattttattgatagatTTTCATTATCTTTAATGGTGCTGgatgaaaacttaacatttaGCAACACAAACAAAATGGAATAGGTGCTCTTGAGAGGTGAGCATTTCTTGCTTCACTATGAGTACCTGAACAAAATATCCAGTGAAAAGTTACTGTTGAATATAGTGAAACAACACTGGTAGGATTTTCAGATTTACTTTTTTTCCAGTCACTCCACCAAGAGGAAGAACCAGACCACTAAGATCACCTGATATAGAAAACGAGATAGAACATTtagatttagatatagaaatGTAAGTTAGATGTAAAGAGAAAATTGTTAGGCTTATTCAATGTCAAACCAATATCAATCTGAGACATCAATGTAATCCTAATAGCTCTAGATCTGTGGGATGAATGATTTTGGTTGAGGGTTGATGCGATGTGTGACAATGAAGAAatccttattatatatttttgattgtctgcatgacaaaaaaaataatatctccATATGAGTCATGAGAAAGATAAAATTTTCTCCCTTGTTGTATGAACTAATCAAAATCTTGCATTTTAATGTCAAGtattataaaaaatcatttgacaaTAAGCTTTAGTTATTGCCCTATCAACagacattttattgtaattgTAACTTTTTCAATTGTCaccatttaatttttcaatttgcaaCTTCATTTATTGTAGTTCTGATAGACCAAGTTCTTCAGGGCTAGGTTCACCAAATGGAGGAACAGTAAACTCTCCTGGCATAAGAAGGATCACATGTCCAATTTGCATGGATGATTACAAAGAggtaggtcaaggtcaagttaGATTCATAACAAGAATAGAAATTTTACTAGCTTTTGCTGTTTTCATCTTATCTTGTTATAGATagatagtttattctcataaaaccatgcaagtacaaaggttacagagaagttaaaaagtaatatacataaaaataaaaaatgcattataaatgcataaaattcaaaatttcagatgaaatactgtggattcatttattttcatgggttcCAATATTCATGGATTATGGAAACCTTGCATGCtcttggatatttaatttcgttgtTTTGGGGAAGTCTGTGTACAAGCCTATGTAAAATATgtcatttgttgaacatttaactTTGTGGTTCAATTATACCCAAGAAATCCATGAacattggtacatgtatcaaatgaatattaatgtttgcacctgtcctaagtcaggaatctgatgtacagtagttgtcgtttgtttatgtaatatatacgtgtttctcgcttctcgttttgtttatat
Above is a window of Mytilus trossulus isolate FHL-02 chromosome 4, PNRI_Mtr1.1.1.hap1, whole genome shotgun sequence DNA encoding:
- the LOC134715510 gene encoding E3 ubiquitin-protein ligase RNF4-like isoform X1, producing MNILPSLIYKLPRMQRSDHRRHRRLTSRSSSGQRLPLVVQTQRARRRNNPLRERNQEVVDVEAHSECIDLTSEQNNDDFIDLTSPIQIRAPVAVNDSPVIIVTGRDMVTPPRGRTRPLRSPDIENEIEHLDLDIEISDRPSSSGLGSPNGGTVNSPGIRRITCPICMDDYKELQQNKVPLMSTVCGHLFCKPCIQISVRTHRQCPTCRRRLTEKQIHPIFL
- the LOC134715510 gene encoding E3 ubiquitin-protein ligase RNF4-like isoform X2 — protein: MSLPRMQRSDHRRHRRLTSRSSSGQRLPLVVQTQRARRRNNPLRERNQEVVDVEAHSECIDLTSEQNNDDFIDLTSPIQIRAPVAVNDSPVIIVTGRDMVTPPRGRTRPLRSPDIENEIEHLDLDIEISDRPSSSGLGSPNGGTVNSPGIRRITCPICMDDYKELQQNKVPLMSTVCGHLFCKPCIQISVRTHRQCPTCRRRLTEKQIHPIFL